From Pseudoleptotrichia goodfellowii, a single genomic window includes:
- a CDS encoding ABC transporter permease: MNEKRRISLFFFVLVMIFFYLPIVMLVVLSFNSSKSFSWTGFSLKWYIELFQKSPDLWQAFGRSLIIGITSSLFSVAVATFGAIGIKWYNSRIKNYVKFLNYIPLILPDLIIGVSLLIFFNMQIGIYKGVELGMTTIFIAHTTFNIPFSLFIIMARLDEFDYSIVEAARDLGASEVQTLFKVILPTMMPGIISAFLMAMTLSLDDFVITSFVTGTNSNTLPVQIYSMIKFGVSPVINALSTILIIGTIVLSLSSRKLQKYMLS; encoded by the coding sequence ATGAATGAAAAAAGAAGAATTTCACTGTTTTTTTTCGTACTTGTAATGATATTTTTCTATTTACCGATAGTTATGCTTGTCGTGCTGTCTTTTAACAGCTCGAAAAGTTTTTCATGGACAGGTTTTTCACTCAAATGGTACATAGAACTCTTTCAAAAATCTCCTGATTTGTGGCAAGCATTCGGTCGAAGTCTGATAATAGGAATAACATCTTCCTTATTTTCAGTCGCTGTGGCTACATTCGGAGCAATAGGTATAAAATGGTATAATTCCAGAATAAAAAATTATGTAAAATTTTTAAATTATATTCCGCTAATATTGCCTGATTTGATAATAGGTGTATCGCTGCTTATTTTCTTTAATATGCAGATAGGTATTTATAAAGGTGTGGAGTTGGGAATGACAACGATTTTTATTGCTCACACTACATTCAATATTCCTTTTTCATTGTTTATAATAATGGCAAGACTGGACGAATTTGATTATTCTATAGTAGAAGCGGCAAGAGATTTGGGAGCGAGTGAAGTTCAGACATTGTTTAAAGTGATATTGCCTACGATGATGCCCGGAATTATTTCGGCATTTCTTATGGCGATGACTTTATCTCTGGATGATTTCGTAATTACAAGTTTTGTTACGGGAACAAATTCCAATACACTTCCTGTACAGATATATTCGATGATTAAATTCGGAGTATCGCCTGTAATAAATGCTCTTTCGACGATATTGATTATAGGAACCATTGTACTTTCGCTTTCGAGCAGAAAGTTACAGAAGTATATGTTGAGTTAA
- a CDS encoding chromate transporter, protein MNMGTLITLYTVFFKIGLFSFGGGYAILPLIQKEVVEIHNWITVSQFTDIVAVSQVTPGPISINASTYVGYLVTGDVIGATVATLGLITPSIIIMIIFSRFFLKFKDNKYISNAFTGLRVVVVGLILSATLLLMDKNNFIDFKSIIIFLVTIVLFLKWKINPIIITILAAITGILIY, encoded by the coding sequence ATGAATATGGGAACCTTAATAACGCTATATACAGTGTTTTTTAAAATAGGTCTGTTCAGTTTCGGAGGCGGATATGCTATTTTGCCGTTAATTCAGAAAGAAGTAGTGGAAATACATAACTGGATAACTGTTTCACAATTTACCGACATAGTTGCCGTATCACAGGTAACTCCGGGACCTATATCGATTAATGCCTCAACTTATGTAGGCTATCTCGTAACAGGAGATGTGATCGGAGCAACTGTAGCGACATTGGGATTGATAACACCTTCGATTATAATAATGATAATATTCAGCAGATTTTTCCTGAAATTCAAGGATAATAAATATATCAGCAATGCTTTTACAGGTTTGAGAGTAGTAGTTGTGGGATTGATTTTGTCGGCAACTTTACTTTTAATGGATAAAAATAATTTCATCGATTTTAAAAGCATCATAATATTTCTGGTGACAATAGTGTTATTTTTAAAATGGAAAATAAATCCGATTATTATAACAATTCTCGCTGCAATAACAGGGATATTAATATATTGA
- a CDS encoding ABC transporter ATP-binding protein, translating to MKKNLEIKNVGKTFGKEEILKNINIEIKKGEFFSLLGPSGCGKTTLLRMIAGFIRPDKGAISINGEVIDHLNPNERNVNTVFQNYALFPNMTVFENVAFPLKIKKVSKEEIEKEVLKYLELVGLKEHKDKMPSNLSGGQKQRVSIARALISKPDVLLLDEPLSALDAKLRQKLLIELDTIHDEVGITFVFVTHDQEEALSVSDRIAVMNKGEVLQIGTPNEIYEMPANGFVADFIGETNFIEGKVTEVYDKYGYAENEELGRFKIELDKPVKVGDNVKLTLRPEKIKVDTEPRYTDNDNYKVIKGTVDEVIYTGFQSKLFIKIDGVNRIINAYDQHRKFLTEEELFEWKEKVYFYWHYEDAYLVEVN from the coding sequence TTGAAAAAAAATCTTGAAATTAAAAATGTAGGAAAAACTTTCGGGAAAGAAGAAATATTAAAAAATATAAATATTGAGATAAAAAAAGGAGAATTTTTTTCATTATTAGGACCTTCAGGCTGCGGTAAAACGACGTTACTGAGAATGATTGCGGGATTTATAAGACCGGATAAAGGGGCTATTTCTATAAACGGAGAAGTTATAGATCATCTGAATCCTAACGAAAGAAATGTAAACACTGTTTTTCAGAATTATGCACTGTTTCCTAATATGACTGTATTTGAAAATGTGGCATTTCCTTTGAAGATAAAAAAAGTTTCCAAAGAGGAAATAGAAAAGGAAGTATTGAAATATTTGGAATTGGTAGGATTGAAAGAACATAAGGATAAAATGCCTTCAAATCTTTCAGGAGGTCAAAAACAGAGAGTTTCTATCGCAAGGGCATTAATCAGTAAACCCGATGTATTACTGCTGGACGAGCCGCTTTCAGCACTTGATGCAAAATTAAGACAAAAATTATTAATAGAATTGGACACTATTCACGATGAAGTGGGGATTACTTTTGTATTTGTAACGCATGATCAGGAGGAGGCATTAAGTGTTTCCGACAGAATAGCCGTTATGAATAAAGGGGAAGTTTTGCAAATCGGTACTCCCAATGAAATATACGAAATGCCTGCAAATGGCTTTGTAGCTGATTTTATAGGAGAAACAAACTTTATAGAAGGAAAAGTTACCGAAGTATATGATAAATATGGATATGCAGAAAATGAAGAATTGGGAAGATTTAAAATAGAACTTGATAAACCTGTGAAAGTCGGAGATAATGTAAAGCTGACATTAAGACCGGAAAAGATAAAAGTGGATACAGAGCCGAGATATACAGATAATGATAATTATAAAGTAATAAAAGGTACTGTAGACGAAGTTATTTATACAGGATTCCAAAGTAAACTGTTTATAAAAATAGACGGAGTAAACAGAATAATCAATGCTTACGATCAGCATAGAAAATTTTTGACTGAAGAAGAACTTTTTGAATGGAAAGAAAAAGTTTACTTTTACTGGCATTATGAAGATGCCTATTTAGTGGAGGTGAACTGA
- a CDS encoding chromate transporter, which translates to MKIYFELFWIFFKIGAFTLGGGYAMVPLIQNEIVDKKKWIEKNEFIDLLALAQSAPGVLAINMAVFVGYKIKKYAGVFATVLGATLPAFLVIVLIAALFENFQDNPYVIKAFKAVRPMVVALIGASVYTIGKQAKINRYTLIIVIIIALSVAYFKFPPILVIILGAVSGNIWMNRRAKK; encoded by the coding sequence ATGAAAATATATTTTGAACTGTTTTGGATATTTTTTAAAATAGGAGCTTTTACCCTCGGAGGGGGATATGCAATGGTTCCTCTCATTCAAAATGAAATTGTAGATAAGAAAAAATGGATAGAAAAAAATGAATTTATTGATTTACTGGCTTTAGCACAGTCGGCTCCGGGGGTTTTGGCGATAAATATGGCAGTATTTGTGGGGTATAAAATAAAAAAATATGCAGGAGTATTTGCAACTGTATTAGGAGCGACATTGCCGGCATTTCTGGTTATCGTGCTTATTGCAGCTTTGTTTGAGAATTTTCAGGATAATCCTTATGTGATAAAAGCATTTAAAGCTGTAAGACCTATGGTTGTTGCACTTATAGGAGCGAGTGTTTATACAATAGGAAAGCAGGCAAAAATAAACAGATATACTTTAATAATTGTAATAATAATTGCTTTATCGGTTGCTTATTTTAAATTTCCGCCGATACTTGTTATTATTCTCGGAGCGGTTTCGGGAAATATATGGATGAACCGGAGGGCTAAAAAATGA
- a CDS encoding M18 family aminopeptidase has product MIQTNKKIEKIQKRFEDMEVKSFAREVVEFIDDSPSTYHVVKNCSDVLEENGFERLNPKEKWELKKGGRYYLKRSNSTVIAFTLGENIDLKKGFKIFGSHTDSPGFRIKPQPEIVTENLIRLNTEVYGGPILSTWFDRPLSIAGRVVVRSDNLFSPKTIGMKIEEPLMTIPNLAIHQNREVNNGVKIDRQTDTLPVIGLINNEFEKENYLLKLILDRTNVKKEDVLDFDLFVYSIEKGTLLGANEEFISAPKLDNLVSVYAGLLGLIEAEDIHDQINVFVGFDNEEIGSATKQGADSNYLLNTLERIVCSLGYGRSEFLQMLSCSFMLSADGAHAAHPAHMEKTDPTSRGKINEGISVKISANQKYTSDGFSIAVLKQIIENTDIKIQPFVNQSNERGGSTIGPISSTHLDIDAIDLGVPMLAMHSVRELCGVYDVFYLKELAKEFFNKN; this is encoded by the coding sequence ATGATACAGACAAATAAAAAAATCGAAAAAATACAGAAACGTTTTGAAGATATGGAAGTAAAAAGTTTCGCAAGGGAAGTGGTGGAATTTATAGATGACAGTCCAAGTACATATCATGTAGTTAAAAACTGTTCGGATGTTTTGGAAGAAAACGGCTTTGAAAGACTGAATCCGAAAGAAAAATGGGAACTGAAAAAAGGGGGAAGATACTATTTAAAAAGATCAAATTCTACTGTGATTGCTTTTACATTGGGAGAAAATATAGATTTGAAAAAAGGATTTAAAATATTCGGTTCGCATACAGATTCTCCGGGATTCAGAATAAAGCCTCAACCTGAAATAGTAACGGAAAACTTAATTAGACTCAATACCGAAGTGTATGGAGGACCTATATTAAGTACATGGTTTGATAGACCTCTTTCAATAGCAGGAAGAGTTGTCGTGAGAAGTGATAATCTGTTCAGCCCTAAAACAATCGGAATGAAAATAGAAGAGCCTTTAATGACAATACCTAATCTTGCTATACATCAAAACAGAGAAGTAAATAACGGAGTAAAAATAGACAGACAGACAGATACATTGCCTGTAATCGGACTTATAAATAACGAGTTTGAAAAAGAAAACTATTTGCTGAAATTAATACTTGACAGAACAAATGTCAAGAAAGAAGATGTTCTTGATTTTGATTTGTTTGTATATTCCATTGAAAAAGGAACTCTTTTGGGAGCAAACGAGGAATTTATCTCCGCTCCTAAACTGGACAATCTTGTTTCAGTGTATGCAGGGCTTTTGGGACTAATCGAAGCTGAAGATATTCACGATCAGATAAATGTTTTTGTAGGTTTTGACAATGAAGAAATAGGAAGTGCCACAAAACAGGGAGCTGATTCCAATTATCTTTTAAACACTCTCGAAAGAATAGTATGTTCTCTCGGGTACGGAAGAAGCGAGTTTTTACAAATGCTTTCATGCTCGTTTATGTTATCAGCTGACGGAGCTCACGCAGCACATCCTGCTCATATGGAAAAAACCGACCCTACAAGCAGAGGAAAAATAAACGAAGGAATATCCGTAAAAATCAGTGCAAATCAGAAATATACTTCTGACGGATTTTCGATAGCAGTGTTAAAGCAGATAATAGAAAATACCGATATTAAAATACAGCCTTTTGTAAATCAGTCCAATGAAAGAGGCGGAAGCACAATAGGGCCTATTTCTTCCACGCATTTGGACATAGATGCCATAGATTTGGGAGTTCCTATGCTCGCAATGCACTCGGTAAGAGAGTTGTGTGGAGTATATGATGTGTTTTATTTAAAAGAACTGGCAAAAGAATTTTTTAATAAAAATTAG
- a CDS encoding filamentous hemagglutinin N-terminal domain-containing protein — MKKNRAFEGLSEYFKDRILQKTIAFVMLLFFNFNIFADIVPDPASIGTKVTKTASGIDQIDIAAPNKNGTSYNSLKELQVSEQGLILNNNKNVVINTQIAGLVVRNRNLDNGPEANLIITEVTGKNKTNINGIVEVAGKRADLVMANRNGIFVNGGGFLNSDRVTLTTGSLQMKDGDLVAIDVSQGHIGIGEKGIDALSLTDLELLGKTIDIAGVIKASRETRVMVSAGGQTYQYKTKEVKSKGETYSGIAVDGKAAGSMYAGKIDIISNDKGAGVNTKGDLVSVDDVVLTANGDITTNKVNAGKKVVYKTPKKVRIKGETTSGKKVQIKAKETEIDAKVITGYLEEALGEKAFEIESDKTKITSKIEVQGKVDIKSKETENKGEVFATEKINITGQKLDNSNGEIRSNRKIELDVTNTVNKKGYILSDGLTKEEAKQEEESKKEDNKKVDTETEKGINITGAVDNTEGLIKGREVRIGGNLTGNAKGKVESIGALTLDGKVIDNKNGTLKGNIKKINANKFINDEGRILTNEKLDIAAKEGSNVRGEIFGSEGVKIVGEKLNNLSGEIRSNRKIELDVVNTVNKKGYILSDGLTKEEAKQEEESNKKEENTKAETEKGINITGAVDNTEGLIKGREVRIGGNLTGNAKGKVESIGALTLDGKVIDNKTEH, encoded by the coding sequence ATGAAAAAGAATAGAGCTTTTGAAGGACTGAGTGAATATTTCAAAGACAGAATATTACAAAAGACTATAGCTTTTGTAATGTTGCTTTTCTTTAACTTTAATATATTCGCCGATATCGTACCTGATCCTGCAAGTATAGGGACAAAAGTAACGAAAACAGCTTCGGGAATCGATCAGATAGATATAGCGGCACCTAATAAGAACGGAACAAGTTACAACTCTCTGAAAGAATTACAAGTAAGTGAACAGGGGCTAATCTTAAATAATAATAAAAATGTAGTCATAAATACACAAATCGCAGGACTGGTAGTAAGAAACAGAAATCTTGATAACGGACCTGAAGCAAATCTCATAATAACAGAGGTTACAGGGAAGAATAAAACAAACATAAACGGAATAGTGGAAGTGGCAGGAAAAAGAGCAGACCTCGTTATGGCAAATAGGAACGGAATATTTGTTAATGGCGGGGGTTTTTTAAATTCCGACAGAGTGACATTGACAACAGGAAGTCTTCAAATGAAAGACGGAGATTTAGTAGCAATAGACGTGTCACAAGGACATATAGGAATAGGAGAAAAAGGAATAGATGCATTAAGCTTGACAGATCTTGAATTATTGGGGAAAACGATAGATATAGCGGGAGTAATAAAAGCATCAAGAGAAACAAGAGTAATGGTATCGGCAGGAGGACAGACATACCAGTATAAGACAAAAGAAGTAAAAAGTAAAGGTGAAACATACAGCGGAATAGCAGTAGACGGAAAAGCAGCAGGAAGTATGTATGCAGGAAAAATAGATATAATATCAAATGATAAGGGAGCAGGAGTAAATACAAAAGGGGACTTGGTAAGTGTAGATGATGTAGTATTGACAGCAAACGGAGATATAACAACAAACAAAGTAAATGCAGGAAAGAAAGTAGTATATAAAACACCGAAGAAAGTAAGAATAAAAGGAGAAACAACATCAGGAAAGAAAGTACAGATAAAAGCAAAAGAAACAGAAATAGATGCAAAAGTGATAACTGGATATTTGGAAGAAGCATTAGGAGAAAAAGCATTTGAGATAGAAAGTGACAAGACAAAAATAACATCAAAAATAGAAGTACAGGGAAAAGTGGATATAAAATCCAAAGAAACAGAAAATAAAGGGGAAGTATTTGCAACAGAAAAAATAAACATAACAGGACAAAAACTGGATAACAGTAATGGAGAAATAAGAAGTAACAGAAAAATAGAACTGGATGTAACAAACACAGTAAATAAAAAAGGATATATATTATCAGACGGACTGACAAAGGAAGAAGCAAAACAGGAAGAGGAAAGTAAAAAGGAAGACAATAAAAAAGTAGATACAGAAACAGAAAAAGGAATAAATATAACGGGAGCGGTAGATAATACAGAAGGATTAATAAAAGGAAGAGAAGTAAGAATAGGAGGAAATCTTACAGGAAACGCTAAAGGAAAAGTAGAGTCTATAGGAGCCTTAACTTTAGATGGAAAAGTAATAGACAATAAAAACGGAACACTAAAAGGAAACATCAAAAAAATAAATGCAAATAAATTCATAAATGATGAAGGAAGGATATTAACAAACGAAAAACTCGATATAGCAGCAAAAGAAGGAAGCAATGTAAGAGGAGAAATATTCGGTTCCGAAGGAGTAAAAATAGTAGGAGAAAAACTGAATAACTTATCAGGAGAAATAAGAAGTAACAGAAAAATAGAATTGGATGTAGTAAATACAGTAAATAAAAAAGGATATATATTATCAGACGGACTGACAAAGGAAGAAGCAAAACAGGAAGAGGAAAGTAATAAAAAGGAAGAAAACACAAAAGCAGAAACAGAAAAAGGAATAAATATAACAGGAGCAGTAGATAATACAGAAGGATTAATAAAAGGAAGAGAAGTAAGAATAGGAGGCAATCTTACAGGAAATGCCAAAGGTAAAGTAGAATCTATAGGAGCCTTAACTTTAGATGGAAAAGTAATAGACAATAAAACGGAACACTAA
- a CDS encoding aldo/keto reductase, with amino-acid sequence MKNSDKTVILLNGVKMPILGFGTWKIEDEKEAFNSVKEAIETGYTHIDTASFYKNEESVGSGIKEGLKSKGLKREDIFVTTKVWNTEQGYENTLEAFERSLKKLDTGYVDLYLIHWPVTKAYENEWRTKIKETWKAMEKLHKEGKIKAIGVSNFLVHHLEELLSDCEVKPMVDQIEFHPGHNQKETVEFCRKHNIAVEAWSPLGRGVVLDNEFLAEIAAKYNKTVAQICLRWIVQQGIAALPKSTKKERIQSNFHIFDFELSEEDMKKITNMKPTGYSGSDPNLGRY; translated from the coding sequence ATGAAAAATTCCGATAAAACGGTTATATTGTTAAACGGTGTAAAAATGCCTATTTTAGGTTTCGGAACATGGAAAATCGAAGATGAAAAAGAAGCTTTTAATTCGGTAAAAGAAGCGATTGAAACAGGATATACTCATATAGATACTGCTTCATTTTACAAAAATGAGGAAAGTGTAGGTTCAGGGATAAAAGAAGGACTCAAATCAAAAGGGCTTAAAAGAGAAGATATTTTTGTAACAACCAAAGTATGGAATACAGAGCAAGGTTATGAAAATACTCTTGAAGCCTTTGAGAGATCCCTCAAAAAACTTGATACGGGATATGTTGACTTGTACCTTATTCACTGGCCTGTAACAAAGGCATACGAAAATGAGTGGAGAACAAAAATAAAAGAAACATGGAAAGCTATGGAAAAACTCCATAAAGAAGGAAAAATCAAAGCAATAGGAGTCAGTAACTTTTTAGTACATCATCTGGAAGAACTGCTTTCCGATTGTGAGGTAAAGCCCATGGTAGACCAGATAGAATTTCATCCGGGACATAATCAGAAAGAAACAGTGGAATTTTGCAGAAAACATAATATAGCAGTTGAAGCATGGAGTCCTTTAGGCAGAGGAGTTGTTCTGGATAATGAATTTTTGGCTGAAATAGCAGCTAAATATAATAAAACTGTGGCTCAAATATGTTTAAGATGGATTGTTCAGCAAGGAATAGCCGCATTGCCGAAATCGACGAAAAAAGAGAGAATACAGAGTAATTTTCATATTTTCGACTTTGAGCTGTCAGAAGAAGATATGAAAAAAATAACGAATATGAAGCCGACAGGATATTCAGGTTCAGATCCGAATTTAGGAAGATACTGA
- a CDS encoding ABC transporter permease, whose translation MKKINEKGLLKWAYYLPISLWMTLFFGLPTLIIIAFSFLKKGAYGGIATPLKYTMAAYNLLFTSNDIIKVVVKTLNISVWITAVTLFLAIPVSYYISRSKYKNLWLLLIVIPFWTNFLVRIFSFIAILGNNGIVNQFLMKVFGLKTPLALLYNKNAVIIISVYVFLPYAILPLYSAIEKFDFSLLDAASDLGANKFQALMRVFIPGIKSGIVTAVIFTLVPAIGSYAVPDLVGGTDGIMLGNIIANRMFQLRDWPTASAISTVFIVITTFGVWLSMKMEKEEEE comes from the coding sequence ATAAAAAAAATAAATGAAAAGGGACTTTTAAAATGGGCATATTATTTGCCTATAAGTTTGTGGATGACACTGTTTTTCGGTCTTCCGACACTCATAATCATAGCTTTCAGTTTTTTAAAAAAAGGTGCTTACGGCGGGATTGCAACACCTTTGAAATACACAATGGCAGCATACAATTTACTTTTTACTTCTAATGATATAATAAAAGTAGTAGTTAAAACGCTGAATATATCAGTATGGATTACTGCTGTCACTTTATTTCTTGCTATACCCGTGTCATATTATATATCGAGATCAAAGTACAAAAATTTATGGTTGTTACTCATAGTAATACCTTTTTGGACTAATTTTCTTGTAAGAATATTTTCTTTTATAGCGATACTCGGAAATAACGGAATTGTAAATCAGTTTTTGATGAAAGTATTCGGATTGAAAACACCTTTGGCATTATTATACAATAAAAATGCAGTAATTATAATAAGTGTATACGTATTTTTACCTTATGCTATTTTGCCGCTTTATTCAGCTATTGAAAAATTCGATTTTTCTTTGCTTGATGCGGCAAGTGATTTGGGAGCAAATAAATTTCAGGCATTAATGAGAGTGTTCATCCCTGGAATAAAATCGGGAATTGTAACTGCTGTAATATTTACCCTTGTTCCTGCCATAGGCTCATATGCCGTACCTGATCTGGTGGGAGGAACTGACGGGATAATGCTTGGAAATATTATCGCAAACAGAATGTTTCAATTAAGAGACTGGCCTACGGCTTCAGCAATTTCAACAGTTTTCATAGTGATAACGACTTTTGGGGTATGGTTATCAATGAAAATGGAAAAGGAGGAGGAAGAGTAA